CAAATAGACTATTGTCCAGATATGCAAAATGCTATTGAGATTAACAGAGAATATACAAAATGTTTGCACCAAAGCTGACCTGCCCAtggaataaagaagaaaattgcagAATCAAAAGAAAGCTGCTAAATCCTGATCAAAGCAAAATCAGATTTGTATTTTGCTTTATTGCCTAAGGGCCAATCCCTTCATTTTGCCCAAGAAGATTCCTTTTCAGGCGACTGAAAATTCCTAAGAAAGCCAAGTCAAAAGGGGAGAGAAGTGATGGGAGCCGTTCAGTCATCTCCACTAGCTCTCACCACGGCTGACGCATGCTTTATCCCCGTGGCGTccgctcttcttcctcctcgcgCTTCGTCCCACGTAGCCAAACCCAGATCGAACTCTTTCCTTTCGGGCCGGATTCGGAGAGTTGATGAGATCCTAGAGCCGCCCGTTTCGAAATTCACGAGCCCCGTCGCCCAAAATCCGATCTTTCCGCGGTGTCTGCCTTTGAAGTGCGTGAGGTCCGAGATGGAGGCCAAGAACGATGAGGCCGCGGGAAAACCCACGTCGGGTTTCGTCGAAATTGATCAGGGTTTGATTGATCAGATGGTTTATGATGCTCTGGTTTGGAGTTCTCTTCATGGGCTCGTCGTCGGCGACAGGAATGTTAACGTATGTGCCCCCGTAAATATGACAAGTTCGCATTTTTTTGAAGTGCTTGTGATGAAGGCGGTTTTGGAGTTCTCTTCTGGTATAAAATTGTTGAATTGTTTCGCaaagttgataaattttagCATCTGGGATACTAAAGCTGTTAGCTTTATCGGAAAAGTGGATGTTTCCGGGTTGATGACTGTAAAGATGCTTTTTTTCCCTCTgctgaaataaaagagaatatgCGACTTTCTGATGTGCTGTTTATGGAGTTTCCTGTTGAATTTGATCTGGGTTGTTTAATTCTACAGTTTGATTGATAATGGTATGTATGCATGTGTGTTGCAGAGATCAGGAAAAGTACCTGGTGTCGGTCTGACGCATGCTCCGTTTGCTTTGTTGCCCATCTCATTCCCGGAGAGTCAGTTTAGAGAGGCTTGCGAATTAGCTCCTATTTTCAATGAGCTTGTCGATCGTGTGAGTTTGGATGGAAAGTTTTTACAAGATTCATTATCCAGGTATTTATTCTGCTTTAGCTATATGTCTGCAGCAcgtagtttatttatttatttattttcttttggtcaaatACGGCATGTAGTTTATGCTATAAGTATATAGTGTCCAATTCAACAAGATTAAGACCATTGTTTCATGTGAATTCTTAGGTCTGATTCAATTCTCACTCTTCTTTGGCTTGTATCATATGCTCTTGGTTGTTTCTTAGCttatgacaaattcaactcctttTAGCTCTTCTATTTTTCTCATAACCTAGTATTTTGGATATTATGAACCCTTCTACCTTCCTTGCAATCAATGGTTATTTTGTAGTCCGGATTTTAGTTGTCGCATTGGTGAATCAAGTCCAAACTTACTGTTGAATTACATGATGTAACTTCTTCTCATTGCAGAACAAAAAAGGTGGATGCTTTCACCTCTCGACTCTTAGATATTCATTCCAAGATgatggaaattaataaaaaagatgtAAGTtcataaatttagaattttgtgGAAGCTTTACCTTAAGTTTGGTTGCAATAGTGTATTAAAATTGGCTTTTCAAGTTCAGGTCACTTTGATTGGCTGCTTTCCTTGTCTGAAAGAAATATATGCTGATTGCTGACTATGATTAGTGTGCTAAACCCCATAATTTTGCTCTCTCAATTCTCCACAGGAGATACGACTGGGTTTGCATCGATCGGATTATATGCTTGATGAACAAACAAAGTTACTGCTTCAGATAGAACTGAACACCATATCATCCTCATTTTCGGGTCTTGGCTGTCTTGTTAGTGAGCTCCACAGGTTAGGTTGGTCATATGTACCGACTCTTACATTCCCTATGATTTCTCTAAGCCCATACGCACCTGTTCACATGCACAGTCAAAGATGGTCACAGAAAACCAAAAGCTTGATCTTAACGTCAGGTGGCAATGACACAGGTCCTTGCTCAGCCATTATGGTGAAACTCTTGGGTTAGATCCCAGGAGGATCCCTACCAATGCTGCTGTGAGTCATTATGCAGAGGCCTTGGCCAAAGCTTGGATTGAGTTCAATAACCTGAAGTAAGATTTGCAAAATAAttaaggtctttttttttttttttattcataggTCTGCATATGTGGAGTATAGTTCATTAAGATCTGATTACAATTGATTACTTTTAACAGGGCCACTGTTCTGGTTGTGGTTCAGACAGAGGAACGAAATATGTATGACCAGCACTGGCTTAGCTCTGTCTTGAGGGAAAGATATCCTTCTATATACTAGTGATTGTTTTGAGATATCAGAAGGGTAGGTTATATCTGTGATTatctctctttgtctctcttAGATCATTTCTTGGATTCTACATCTATCTGCTAGGATGCTGTGTCCAAAAATCTGCTTTCCAAACTATAAAGTTCTCTATTTCTGTCCATCAGTCTCTTCATGTCCATAATTTGCTTTGGGTGCTTCCTTAATTATATAACACACATAATGTGAGGTCTATTCGGAAGACCTTAGCAGAAATTGATGCAGAGGGGGAACTTCAGCCTGATGGGACGTTACTTGTGTATGTAGTTGCTCATGTCTCTAGTTTGTCTTGTTGAACTTTGGCTTTACATGCATGTTTCACTTAAATAATGAAGCTTTGCTATTGCAGAGGTGGAGTCCCTGTAGCAGTTATTTATTTTAGAGCTGGGTATACCCCAAATGATTATCCTTCAGAATCGGTACCTCCTTAAGCCTTATCCTAATAATTAGCTAATAGCAGCTAAGAGAAGATTGTCTTCCTAGAAATATTGACTTTAGTTGTgattaattttcagaaaatttctCCTTCCATTTTAGCTTTACCGATACTTTCTTTATAGATATGTTTTATTACCATACTAGTGAAAATCCCACGTTTGAGGCGGGTTTTATTCTTCTTATAAAATATTTCTGTGTCAGCATTTCTTACAATGTTATAGTGACTGCATCCTTACTCTATTTTTCATAAACATTTACTTTTATATGTCTTGATGATTGAATACAACAATTATTAGTACCATCATGATGAATTATGCAAGTCGATTATTTCTGTTAGATTCATGATTATAAtatacttctctatttcctGCAAATTTTGATTGTTAGGATTCCCTCATTACTATATCATAATTCTATGAGACTGGCCACAATGAACAATACTTGATAATGTACATATGAACATTAGTAAGCCAAGCTTGGCTAAACAATTGAATTCATGTTCAAAACATATAGCATTATGCAATGTAAAAGAATACTGAACAATGTAATCATGACATTTCCTCCAAATAACCAAGTTTTCCAATTGGTTATGGCAAAAGTGGACTTTGTTCCAGAAAATATcatcaacttaaaaaaatttcttgggTGGAATGCAAATAAATAATTATCCACAAAATAAGTAAACAAAGGGAATGGAAAGAAACCAATATAAGGAAATACGAAATCCATTCTTCACACAACCTCAAGAAGTTGAGAGGTGTCAAATTAGTGCCACTTGAAAACCCTATATTATAAAATAGTAAGAAGTGCGGAAATCTTAAGCCCTGGGTCAATGCTTGAAAGGTGTGACTTAAGTTTTGTTTCTTGCTGTATTGTAGGAATGGAGAGCAAGGCTACTTATGGAAGAGTCATCTGCAATTAAGTGCCCGTCAATATCTTATCATTTAGCCGGCACAAAAAGATTCAGCAAGAACTTGCAAAACCTAATGTACTTGAAAGGTGATATATTTTGTTCAACAGATCACATTTCTTTATCCTCTGTGCTTTATATGGAATCATATCGTTCCTGGAAAAACTCCTGAAGCACACATGTATATAGATGTGCGCTATGCATACAACAATAGCTAATATGATGATGTTTAGTTGAATTTGAAGCTTAGATGTAATCAATGGCACCCAGGACTTCATTTAAGGACTACTTTTAATACCAAATGGCCATTTTAGCTCCTTTCGTATGTCTTACCGAACAGTCTCGATAACATATCAATGGGAACATTAGAAGTCAATTTAATTACAGGAGAAGATGCACTGTTGAATAGACTCTTATCTCCTGCATGTTTGATCACTTACGAGACTCCATTTGTGCATATATCAGATTCCTTGAGAACAAAGAAGACATTGCCAAGATCCGGAAATGCTTTGCAGGTTTATGGAGCCTAGAAGACCCTCATATTGTTGGTAAAGCAATTGAAAGTCCCGAGCTATTTGTCATGAAACCCCAGAGGGAAGGGGGAGGTAATTATCTCTCACCTTGATTATATTATTCAAGGATTGCTTTGTTATAAGCCGTGctatcttcttttgaaaatgaattcatTTCTCTCTTTAGGGAACAACATCTATGGCGACGATGTGAGAGAAACCCTATTAAGGCTGCAACGTGAAGGAAGTGAGGAGAATGCTGCCTATATCCTTATGCAAAGAATTTTTCCATCCATTTCTCCCACAACTCTCATTCGTGATGGCATTTGTTATAAAGATCACGCCATGTCAGAACTTGGGGTATATAGTGCTTATTTGAGGTAATTTTTAGATGTCACTCCATCTCTCATTAGTTTGATGGATGTGATCTCTGATTAATTAAAATCAGTGACTTGGAATTTAATCTTTGCAGTTGGAGTCGGATGGCAAAATCTTATAAtcaaagcttctttttttttttcatttttttttttcatgccttCTATAGCACCATTGTTCGCATGTTTTAGCACTAGTGAATTCAGTGACAATGTTTCTAAATGCATTTGATGTGCTCATGGTAATCTGAGATTCATCTTACCAGGAACAAAGAGAATGTCATCGTAAATGAACAGTGTGGTTATTTAATGAGAACAAAGATATCGTCATCAAATGAAGGTGGAGTCGCTTCTGGATTTGCAGTTCTGGATAGCTTATATTTGACTTGAGAATTGAGGCGCTTGGATTTCAGCTCTATTCTCTTGTTGGACTCCTCATTCTGATATCTAACGGGGATTGATGCATGCTCACAAGACCTCTGAACAAGTTCTGACACCCCATTGGATTTGGAAACTTTGCGAGTCGATAAAGTTAAATTCCAATTGAAGATTTTTGAATCGAGGAAGAAATCGAGGGGATTAAGTGGATTGAACGTCTTCCAGTTTGTTGGCAAAAGTCGGTGCAGGTCATTGAAGACAATGCGTTACATCTGATCTAATGTATTTTCAT
This genomic stretch from Eucalyptus grandis isolate ANBG69807.140 chromosome 3, ASM1654582v1, whole genome shotgun sequence harbors:
- the LOC104415517 gene encoding LOW QUALITY PROTEIN: glutathione synthetase, chloroplastic (The sequence of the model RefSeq protein was modified relative to this genomic sequence to represent the inferred CDS: inserted 1 base in 1 codon) encodes the protein MGAVQSSPLALTTADACFIPVASALLPPRASSHVAKPRSNSFLSGRIRRVDEILEPPVSKFTSPVAQNPIFPRCLPLKCVRSEMEAKNDEAAGKPTSGFVEIDQGLIDQMVYDALVWSSLHGLVVGDRNVNRSGKVPGVGLTHAPFALLPISFPESQFREACELAPIFNELVDRVSLDGKFLQDSLSRTKKVDAFTSRLLDIHSKMMEINKKDEIRLGLHRSDYMLDEQTKLLLQIELNTISSSFSGLGCLVSELHRSLLSHYGETLGLDPRRIPTNAAVSHYAEALAKAWIEFNNLKATVLVVVQTEERNMYDQHWLSSVLRERHNVRSIRKTLAEIDAEGELQPDGTLLVGGVPVAVIYFRAGYTPNDYPSESEWRARLLMEESSAIKCPSISYHLAGXKKIQQELAKPNVLERFLENKEDIAKIRKCFAGLWSLEDPHIVGKAIESPELFVMKPQREGGGNNIYGDDVRETLLRLQREGSEENAAYILMQRIFPSISPTTLIRDGICYKDHAMSELGVYSAYLRNKENVIVNEQCGYLMRTKISSSNEGGVASGFAVLDSLYLT